In one Umezawaea sp. Da 62-37 genomic region, the following are encoded:
- a CDS encoding thioesterase family protein has product MAPARPAHVHRVRVRPADCDHRGVVHSSRFPLFFEAATVETLRSLLGSYKELERNGIEFVVEESSLRFLGSARFDDLVKIGVRVRSMGTTSVTLAFEADVDGTPIATGWNRYVAVGTLELRNTTIPEGVRRVFQVREPARRGT; this is encoded by the coding sequence ATGGCTCCTGCGCGCCCTGCCCACGTCCACCGGGTGCGGGTGCGCCCGGCCGACTGCGATCACCGGGGCGTCGTGCACAGCTCCCGGTTCCCCCTGTTCTTCGAGGCGGCGACGGTCGAGACCCTGCGGTCGCTGCTGGGCTCCTACAAGGAACTGGAGCGCAACGGGATCGAGTTCGTCGTCGAGGAGTCGTCGTTGCGGTTCCTCGGCTCGGCGCGGTTCGACGACCTGGTCAAGATCGGTGTGCGGGTGCGGTCGATGGGCACGACGTCGGTGACGCTCGCGTTCGAGGCGGACGTGGACGGGACGCCGATCGCGACGGGGTGGAACCGGTACGTGGCCGTCGGGACGCTGGAACTGCGCAACACCACGATTCCCGAGGGTGTGCGTCGGGTCTTCCAGGTCCGCGAGCCCGCGCGCCGGGGGACTTGA
- a CDS encoding MFS transporter, with protein sequence MGLRTYLVSATLTRLADEMVGLALVLFVLLRTDSRALAGATVAAYTVPSIVSGPLLGAWLDRTRRPLVALVGNQLLLAASAAGLLVLVGHPVAMLALAFLAGTTLPMSSGGFTSLLPRLAVDLPRATSADALVYLSTALAGPVVVGGLTGLFGVDSTMVAIGALALAGALCTLRLRIPPHAAAVHGSLLHAMRDGVRHLVTTPPLRGATLATTLGYGSVGLLATALPVRVAELGHSESAAGFVWAAVEVGSVVSLLVLRRHLHRWRPERVLYTSIAAYGLVLATWPFASGLVALVGLAVLAGVAQGPTLTSLITARQRYTPAGLLGQVSTTGPSLKIGAFAIGAAVGGTLHDTRAAIVAVAATQLVAAGLGVLVSVPGPNA encoded by the coding sequence ATGGGTCTGCGCACCTACCTCGTGTCGGCGACCCTGACCCGTCTGGCCGACGAGATGGTCGGGCTGGCGCTGGTGCTCTTCGTGTTGCTGCGCACCGACAGCCGCGCGCTGGCGGGAGCGACCGTCGCGGCTTACACCGTGCCGTCGATCGTGTCCGGTCCGCTGCTCGGCGCGTGGCTGGACCGGACCCGGCGGCCGCTGGTCGCGCTGGTCGGCAACCAGCTGCTGCTGGCCGCGTCCGCCGCGGGCCTGCTGGTCCTGGTGGGACACCCGGTCGCGATGCTGGCGCTGGCGTTCCTCGCCGGGACCACGCTGCCGATGAGCAGCGGCGGCTTCACCAGCCTCCTGCCGCGACTGGCCGTCGACCTGCCGCGCGCGACCTCCGCCGACGCGCTGGTGTACCTGTCCACCGCCCTCGCCGGGCCCGTCGTCGTGGGCGGGCTGACCGGGCTGTTCGGGGTGGACAGCACGATGGTCGCGATCGGCGCGCTGGCGTTGGCGGGCGCGCTGTGCACGCTCCGGCTGCGGATTCCACCGCACGCCGCTGCCGTGCACGGGTCGTTGCTGCACGCGATGCGCGACGGCGTCCGGCACCTCGTGACCACTCCACCGCTGCGCGGCGCGACCCTGGCCACGACGCTCGGGTACGGCTCGGTGGGACTGCTGGCGACGGCGCTGCCGGTGCGCGTCGCGGAACTCGGCCACTCCGAGAGCGCGGCCGGGTTCGTGTGGGCCGCGGTCGAGGTGGGCAGTGTCGTGAGCCTGCTGGTGCTGCGCCGCCACCTGCACCGGTGGCGGCCGGAGCGGGTGCTGTACACGTCGATCGCCGCGTACGGCCTGGTGCTGGCCACGTGGCCGTTCGCGTCGGGGCTCGTGGCGCTGGTGGGACTGGCTGTGCTGGCGGGCGTCGCCCAGGGGCCGACGCTGACGTCGTTGATCACCGCCCGGCAGCGGTACACGCCCGCCGGGCTGCTTGGACAGGTGTCGACGACCGGGCCGAGCTTGAAGATCGGCGCGTTCGCGATCGGGGCGGCGGTCGGCGGCACCCTGCACGACACCCGCGCGGCGATCGTGGCGGTGGCGGCGACGCAACTGGTGGCGGCCGGTCTGGGGGTGCTGGTCAGCGTGCCGGGACCGAACGCATGA
- a CDS encoding RNA polymerase sigma factor, which yields MPEGTSGMDERALLRRAAAGDRAAFAEFYRQTAPWLAVRLRKRCADEQLVAEVVQDTYVAVWRAAGSFADGAAVDSVLGWLWRVAARRLVDAFRREGRHRDVAEVAAVTATTAPAAEDALLEWTLSGDVGTALGALAPELRQVLQAMVLDGLTVRETSDLLGIPEGTVKTRARRARLTIREAMS from the coding sequence ATGCCGGAGGGAACGAGCGGGATGGACGAGCGCGCGTTGCTGCGCCGTGCCGCGGCCGGGGACCGGGCGGCGTTCGCGGAGTTCTACCGCCAGACCGCGCCCTGGCTGGCCGTGCGGCTGCGCAAGCGGTGCGCCGACGAGCAGCTGGTGGCGGAGGTCGTGCAGGACACCTACGTCGCGGTGTGGCGGGCGGCGGGGTCGTTCGCGGACGGGGCCGCCGTGGACAGCGTGCTCGGCTGGTTGTGGCGGGTGGCGGCCCGGCGGCTGGTCGACGCGTTCCGCCGCGAGGGGCGGCACCGCGACGTCGCGGAGGTCGCGGCGGTGACGGCGACGACCGCGCCCGCGGCCGAGGACGCGCTGCTGGAGTGGACGTTGTCGGGGGACGTCGGCACGGCGCTCGGCGCGCTGGCGCCGGAGCTGCGGCAGGTGTTGCAGGCGATGGTCCTCGATGGACTGACGGTGCGGGAGACCTCCGACCTGCTGGGGATTCCCGAGGGCACCGTGAAGACCAGGGCGCGGCGAGCCAGGCTGACGATTCGGGAGGCGATGTCATGA
- a CDS encoding DUF397 domain-containing protein, translated as MRKNRGRSSPAGRTATNDCEDKMTPETLQWRKSSYSGGGSGTDCVEVAASSVRDSKNPDGAVLEFPAARWKSFLAQVAALDS; from the coding sequence ATGCGCAAGAATCGCGGTCGGAGTTCGCCCGCTGGGCGGACCGCTACGAACGACTGCGAGGACAAGATGACCCCGGAGACCCTCCAGTGGCGTAAGAGCTCCTACAGCGGTGGTGGCAGTGGCACCGATTGCGTCGAGGTCGCGGCGTCATCCGTGCGGGACTCGAAGAATCCCGACGGGGCGGTGCTGGAGTTCCCCGCCGCGCGCTGGAAGTCCTTCCTGGCGCAGGTGGCCGCCCTTGACAGTTAG
- a CDS encoding helix-turn-helix transcriptional regulator, giving the protein MEALGDFQPSTAHTRELGDEVREVRERSGLSLTKLAEGLGWSPGKLSKLEHGRRGGDVVDLIRLVGYCQGDQAAVDRILNIAHEGDTGYLIRPHLDGVPDGLRALASSESKATAITSFERNVVPGMLQTPEYARALMSTSGDPAVEAGVRTRMERQELLHRPTPPKCTFFIHESALHGWVGGSQVMADQMLQLALWSAWGHVDIRLVPFSAGNRQSLLHPLKHLTFAVAHPVVYIEGQALSVLSERPEVVAAHESAIADIGRLALDAQESRSEFARWADRYERLRGQDDPGDPPVA; this is encoded by the coding sequence GTGGAAGCACTTGGAGACTTTCAACCGTCGACCGCGCACACCCGTGAGCTCGGTGACGAGGTGCGCGAGGTCCGGGAGCGCAGCGGGCTCAGCCTGACCAAGCTCGCCGAAGGCCTCGGCTGGTCGCCGGGCAAGCTGTCGAAACTGGAACACGGCCGCCGCGGCGGCGACGTGGTGGACCTGATCAGACTGGTCGGCTACTGCCAAGGCGACCAGGCAGCGGTGGACCGCATCCTGAACATCGCCCACGAAGGTGACACGGGCTACCTCATCCGCCCCCACCTCGACGGCGTGCCCGACGGCCTCCGCGCACTGGCCTCCAGCGAGTCCAAGGCCACGGCGATCACGAGCTTCGAGCGGAATGTAGTCCCCGGAATGCTCCAGACCCCGGAGTACGCGCGAGCGCTGATGTCGACCAGTGGCGATCCAGCGGTCGAGGCGGGTGTCAGAACACGGATGGAGCGGCAGGAATTGCTCCACCGGCCGACTCCGCCGAAGTGCACCTTCTTCATCCACGAGTCGGCCCTGCACGGATGGGTCGGCGGCAGTCAGGTCATGGCCGACCAGATGCTCCAGCTCGCGCTGTGGAGCGCTTGGGGGCATGTCGACATCAGGCTGGTGCCCTTCTCGGCAGGCAATCGGCAAAGCCTGCTGCACCCCTTGAAACACCTGACTTTCGCTGTCGCCCACCCGGTCGTCTACATCGAAGGTCAGGCGTTGAGCGTGCTCTCCGAGCGGCCCGAGGTGGTCGCCGCGCATGAGTCCGCGATCGCCGACATCGGTCGGTTGGCCTTGGATGCGCAAGAATCGCGGTCGGAGTTCGCCCGCTGGGCGGACCGCTACGAACGACTGCGAGGACAAGATGACCCCGGAGACCCTCCAGTGGCGTAA
- a CDS encoding helix-turn-helix domain-containing protein, producing the protein MPRVSQDHLDARRRQILDGARTCFARYGYEGATVRRLEEATGLSRGAIFHHFRDKESLFLALAEDDALRMADVVAEQGLVQVMRNLLLVQEPSTEDHPADWLGTRLEVSRRLRTDPEFRARWAERSSQLTKATRERLLRQREAGNLRDDVDVDVLTSFLELVLEGLVSHLAMGLPADDLGPVLDVVEETVRRRRRTS; encoded by the coding sequence ATGCCACGGGTCAGCCAGGACCATCTCGACGCCCGCCGCCGTCAGATCCTCGACGGAGCGCGCACCTGTTTCGCCCGCTACGGCTACGAGGGCGCGACGGTGCGCCGCCTGGAGGAGGCCACCGGGCTGTCGCGCGGTGCCATCTTCCACCATTTCCGGGACAAGGAGTCGCTGTTCCTCGCATTGGCGGAGGACGACGCGCTGCGGATGGCCGACGTGGTGGCCGAGCAGGGGCTCGTGCAGGTGATGCGGAACCTGCTGCTGGTGCAGGAACCGTCCACCGAGGACCACCCTGCCGACTGGCTGGGGACCCGTCTGGAGGTGTCGCGGCGGCTCCGCACCGATCCGGAGTTCCGCGCGCGCTGGGCGGAGCGCTCGTCGCAGCTGACCAAGGCGACCCGCGAACGGCTGCTGCGCCAGCGCGAGGCGGGCAACCTGCGCGACGACGTGGACGTGGACGTGCTCACCAGCTTCCTGGAACTGGTCCTGGAGGGGCTGGTGTCGCACCTGGCCATGGGTCTGCCCGCGGACGACCTCGGTCCCGTGCTCGACGTCGTCGAGGAGACCGTCCGCAGGCGACGCCGCACGTCGTGA
- a CDS encoding DUF1707 domain-containing protein yields MTQPVLRVSDQEREQTVAVLNQAAADGRLTWDEHFERVQAVYSAQLRGDLASLLDDLGLTDLPAPVAPQRIHAFASKVHSAPVSRRIEAEAKFGAVVLDLTGLPSGERFDLEASSFCGKVTVLISAAAVVLNGGTAKLGKRSLPGAPTALGGPIITVTGNSTMGHIRVVRPDSHWARHALH; encoded by the coding sequence GTGACCCAGCCAGTGCTCCGGGTGTCCGACCAGGAGCGGGAGCAGACCGTCGCGGTGCTGAACCAGGCAGCCGCCGACGGACGACTGACGTGGGACGAGCACTTCGAACGCGTCCAGGCCGTCTACAGCGCCCAACTGCGCGGCGACCTCGCATCCCTGCTCGACGATCTAGGTCTTACCGACCTCCCGGCACCCGTTGCACCACAACGGATCCACGCCTTCGCCAGCAAGGTCCACAGCGCTCCGGTCAGCCGCCGCATCGAAGCCGAGGCCAAGTTCGGCGCCGTCGTCCTGGACCTGACCGGCCTACCGTCGGGCGAACGGTTCGACCTGGAAGCCTCCTCCTTCTGCGGCAAGGTCACAGTGCTGATCTCCGCCGCCGCCGTGGTCCTGAACGGCGGCACCGCCAAACTCGGCAAACGATCCCTACCGGGCGCACCGACAGCCCTGGGCGGCCCGATCATCACCGTCACCGGCAACTCCACCATGGGCCACATCCGCGTCGTCCGCCCCGACTCCCACTGGGCCCGCCACGCACTGCACTAG
- a CDS encoding PQQ-dependent sugar dehydrogenase → MATAVAAVALPGAASAASTRYEAENGVLAQSVVESNHAGFSGAGFVNVDNVVGSSVEVTATAAQAGPATLTIRYANGTAENRPADISVNGEIVVDDLAFPATGAWTTWQSLTTTAQLAPGANRIRITSAGATGAANIDYVDVEAAGVPASDYESESATISQGVVESNWAGYSGTGFVNYDNVVGSSVEYTVTAAQAGAHALAFRFANGTTTDRPLSVSANGGTAVTLSFPPTGAWTTWQTATATVPLAAGANKIRTVSTTVAGGPNADKLSVSFSGPADTERPLPPTGLRSTGHTATTVSLAWDDGSDNVGVTGYDIYQHGQLVTSVGNVLQATATGLIANTEYDWTVFSKDAAGNVSPASANLIVRTDPAPADTVAPTAPATLRSTGRTATSVDLAWTASTDNIAVTGYDVFRDGIQTGTADGTATAITSAGLTAGTEYTFKVRARDAQSNTSSFSNEIKATPTANGPAGSPDPGTVSTLASGVDIAWGVVFLPDGSALFSERETFNVHRLTKGGQKTLAGRISQAVGTDGEGGLLGMELSPTFATDHWLYVYHTASEGNRIVRIKYENGALVQSSYQILLQGLAKNRYHNGGRLRFGPDGKLYASVGDAQNSANAQSNTSLNGKILRINADGSIPSDNPFGNAVWSKGHRNPQGLDFDSQGRLWEAEFGNTSQDEVNLITKGGNYGWPNCEGTGGSCAGFIAPKKVWATSVASPSGLTIINDRVFVATTVGQRVYRMTIDSSSNLVDQKIYFQGTYNRLRTVEVDHDGDIWLTTSTDKDGIPNNDRVLLVDIVYSGARALKPA, encoded by the coding sequence ATGGCGACAGCGGTCGCCGCGGTCGCGTTACCCGGCGCCGCTTCCGCCGCGTCGACGCGTTACGAGGCCGAGAACGGCGTCCTGGCCCAATCCGTGGTCGAGTCGAACCACGCGGGTTTCTCGGGTGCGGGCTTCGTGAACGTGGACAACGTCGTCGGCAGCTCGGTGGAGGTCACCGCGACCGCGGCGCAGGCGGGCCCCGCGACCCTGACCATCCGCTACGCCAACGGAACCGCCGAGAACCGCCCGGCGGACATCAGCGTGAACGGCGAGATCGTCGTCGACGACCTGGCGTTCCCGGCCACCGGCGCGTGGACGACGTGGCAGAGCCTCACGACCACCGCCCAGCTCGCGCCCGGCGCGAACAGGATCCGGATCACCTCGGCCGGGGCGACCGGCGCGGCGAACATCGACTACGTCGACGTGGAAGCGGCCGGTGTGCCCGCGTCCGACTACGAGTCCGAGTCGGCCACCATCAGCCAGGGCGTCGTCGAGTCGAACTGGGCCGGGTACTCCGGCACCGGGTTCGTCAACTACGACAACGTGGTCGGCAGCTCCGTCGAGTACACCGTGACCGCCGCGCAGGCTGGCGCGCACGCGTTGGCCTTCCGCTTCGCCAACGGCACCACCACCGACCGCCCGCTGTCCGTCAGCGCCAACGGCGGCACGGCCGTCACCCTGTCGTTCCCGCCGACCGGCGCGTGGACGACCTGGCAGACCGCCACCGCCACGGTGCCGCTCGCCGCGGGCGCGAACAAGATCCGCACCGTGTCGACGACCGTCGCCGGCGGCCCGAACGCCGACAAGCTGAGCGTGTCGTTCAGCGGCCCCGCCGACACCGAACGGCCGTTGCCCCCGACCGGTCTGCGCTCCACCGGGCACACCGCGACCACCGTGTCCCTGGCCTGGGACGACGGGTCCGACAACGTCGGCGTGACCGGCTACGACATCTACCAGCACGGCCAGCTCGTCACCAGCGTCGGCAACGTCCTGCAGGCGACCGCGACCGGGCTGATCGCCAACACCGAGTACGACTGGACCGTGTTCTCCAAGGACGCCGCAGGCAACGTGTCCCCGGCCAGCGCCAACCTGATCGTCCGCACCGACCCCGCACCCGCCGACACCGTCGCGCCGACCGCTCCGGCCACGCTCCGCTCGACCGGCAGAACCGCGACCAGCGTCGACCTGGCGTGGACCGCGTCGACCGACAACATCGCCGTCACCGGCTACGACGTGTTCCGCGACGGCATTCAGACCGGCACCGCGGACGGCACCGCCACCGCCATCACCTCCGCCGGTCTGACCGCGGGCACCGAGTACACGTTCAAGGTCCGGGCCCGCGACGCCCAGAGCAACACCTCCTCCTTCAGCAACGAGATCAAGGCGACCCCCACCGCGAACGGCCCCGCAGGCAGCCCCGATCCCGGCACGGTCAGCACGTTGGCAAGCGGCGTCGACATCGCGTGGGGCGTGGTGTTCCTGCCCGACGGCTCGGCGCTGTTCAGCGAACGGGAGACCTTCAACGTCCACCGACTGACCAAGGGCGGGCAGAAGACGTTGGCGGGCAGGATCTCCCAGGCGGTCGGCACCGACGGCGAGGGTGGCCTCCTCGGCATGGAGCTGTCGCCGACCTTCGCCACCGACCACTGGCTGTACGTCTACCACACCGCTTCCGAGGGCAACCGGATCGTGCGGATCAAGTACGAGAACGGCGCACTCGTGCAGAGCAGCTACCAGATCCTGTTGCAGGGCCTGGCGAAGAACCGCTACCACAACGGCGGACGACTGCGCTTCGGTCCGGACGGCAAGCTCTACGCGTCCGTGGGCGACGCCCAGAACAGCGCCAACGCCCAGAGCAACACCTCCCTCAACGGCAAGATCCTCCGCATCAACGCGGACGGCTCGATTCCCTCGGACAACCCCTTCGGCAACGCGGTGTGGAGCAAGGGCCACCGCAACCCGCAGGGCTTGGACTTCGACTCCCAGGGCAGGCTGTGGGAAGCCGAGTTCGGCAACACCAGCCAGGATGAGGTCAACCTCATCACCAAGGGCGGCAACTACGGCTGGCCCAACTGCGAGGGCACCGGCGGCTCCTGCGCCGGGTTCATCGCCCCCAAGAAGGTCTGGGCCACCAGCGTCGCCTCGCCCAGCGGCCTGACCATCATCAACGACCGCGTGTTCGTCGCCACGACCGTCGGCCAGCGCGTGTACCGGATGACGATCGACAGCAGCAGCAACCTCGTCGACCAGAAGATCTACTTCCAGGGCACGTACAACCGCCTGCGTACGGTCGAGGTCGACCACGACGGCGACATCTGGCTCACCACCTCCACCGACAAGGACGGCATCCCCAACAACGACCGGGTGCTGCTGGTCGACATCGTCTACTCGGGCGCACGAGCACTGAAGCCCGCCTAG
- a CDS encoding zf-HC2 domain-containing protein, which translates to MTAGKHVDRGLLTAYLASAPALPAETEWAVEAHLENCRDCRLLLADVVRVREPALDLVLSRVWIGVEAAEPARPAPTRPAWARWARTWAPPTMGPWVLTGVLVALVALAVDLAAPPDRLPPLVLLLAPIVPLFGVAAAWSRRFDPLHELTAATPGAGLRMVLRRTAVVLVVVIPVLAVAGAFTDLSPALWLLPCLAFTVGTLALGTVVGVGRAALVLGLMWTVFVIAPALPDDASPPLLRQAALPWWVLVVVGAVVVVVARAKSFTAPGSRY; encoded by the coding sequence ATGACCGCCGGGAAGCACGTGGACAGGGGACTGCTCACCGCGTACCTCGCGAGCGCCCCGGCGCTGCCCGCCGAGACCGAGTGGGCGGTGGAGGCGCACCTGGAGAACTGCCGGGACTGCCGGCTGCTGCTCGCCGACGTCGTGCGGGTGCGGGAACCGGCACTGGACCTGGTGTTGAGCCGGGTGTGGATCGGGGTCGAGGCCGCCGAGCCCGCACGTCCCGCGCCGACGAGACCCGCCTGGGCGCGCTGGGCGCGGACGTGGGCCCCGCCGACGATGGGCCCGTGGGTGCTGACCGGGGTGCTGGTCGCCCTGGTCGCGCTCGCGGTCGACCTGGCGGCACCACCCGACCGGCTGCCGCCGCTGGTGCTGCTGCTGGCACCGATCGTGCCGCTGTTCGGGGTGGCGGCCGCGTGGTCCAGGCGGTTCGACCCGCTCCACGAGCTGACGGCGGCGACTCCCGGCGCGGGGCTGCGGATGGTGTTGCGCCGCACGGCGGTCGTGCTGGTGGTCGTGATCCCGGTGCTCGCGGTGGCGGGCGCCTTCACCGACCTGTCGCCCGCGCTGTGGTTGTTGCCCTGCCTGGCTTTCACCGTCGGCACGCTCGCGCTCGGCACGGTGGTGGGCGTGGGCCGGGCCGCGCTCGTGCTGGGTCTCATGTGGACGGTGTTCGTCATCGCGCCCGCGCTGCCGGACGACGCCAGCCCGCCGCTGCTGCGGCAGGCGGCGTTGCCCTGGTGGGTGCTGGTCGTGGTGGGCGCCGTGGTGGTCGTGGTGGCGAGGGCGAAGTCGTTCACCGCGCCGGGAAGCAGGTACTGA